The uncultured Desulfatiglans sp. DNA window GTGTGGACCACCGGCGCACGGCGGAGGGATTTCCGGGCCTGGCTGGGAACCGATCTCGGTTACGCTGAACAGGCCTCAGGGGACTGCGATCTCGGCGCCCGCATGCTTGGCGCCTTCGAAGCGGCCTTTCAGAGTGGAGCCGGGGCGGTGATCGGCGTCGGGTCCGATATCCCGAGCCTGAGCTCCGAGATCCTCGAACAGGCTGTCGAGGGTCTGCGATGGAACGATACGGCTGTGGGGCGTGCCGCTGACGGCGGGTACTACCTTATCGGAATGAAGTCGATACATCCCCCGCTCTTTGAGGGCATCGACTGGGGAACGGGCCGGGTCTATGCCCAAACCAGCGAAAAGATCCGACGTCTCGGGTTGAGCGTGGCAGAGTTGCCGCCGCTGCAGGATGTGGATCGGCCCGAGGACTTGGATGTGGTTCGACACGATCCTCGCTTCTCGGATGTCTTTTCGGGGAAATCGCTGGTCTCCGTCGTGATCCCTACCTTGGAGGAATCCGGTACGATCCGGCGCCTCCTAGAATGGCTCGGGCGAGCGGGGGTGGGGCTCGAACGGATCGTGGTCGACGGCGGAAGCCGCGACCGGACCCGCGAAATAGCCGCGCGGGAGGGGGCCCACGTGTTGACGGTGTCCGGAGGGCGGGCTTTGCAGTTGAACGCCGGGGCTGCTGTTGCCCGTGGAAGATTCCTGCTCTTTCTCCATGCCGACACCCTCCCGCCTGGCGGGTGCGCCGAGGCGATATGCGCTGCCCTGGATCGTCCGGCGACGGTGGCAGGGGCATTCCGTTTCAAGACCGACGATCCGAGGGCCGTGATGCGCCTGGTTGAACGAGTGACGCACATCCGGTCCGCGCTTTTGCAGATGCCCTACGGCGACCAGGGGATCTTCATGGAGAAGCGGGTCTTCGAGGAGGTTGGGGGGTTCAGGCCCATGCCGATCATGGAGGATTACGAACTGGTCCGGCGCCTCCGCAGGCGAGGGAGGATCGTAACGCTCCGTGAGGCGGCTCTCACGTCGGCGCGGCGCTGGAAGACCCTCGGCGTCCTGCGCACGACCTTCGTCAACCAGCTCATGATCGCGGGCTTTTTGGCCGGTGTGCCAGTCCAGAGACTGCACCACTTCTACAGGGGGTTGCGCTGAGAAGGAATCCGCCGGCCTCGAACGCGACGAGAAGAGGCAGAGGAACCGCACCGCTTCTACAACTCGAGCTCGCACCATTGAGCCTGAAACCCATGGGTGGTCGGGGGCTTATAGCCGCATCCCGAATCAGGGTTTGAGTGGGGCGATCACATGCCAGCTCCGCCAGCCCTCTGCCACCCTCTGCTTGATTTCTTCGACGAAAGCCGCGTAGCCGATTTCGCGGCACCTGGCCAGGTTCTCGACATTCGTGCCGCGGTATCTTTTGCAGATGAATTTCGAAGCCCTGTGGCGGGAGCCCATAGGGGTCTCGGAAGCGTCGCTGTGAGGACAGGCGAGGGAGGGGTCTCCAGTGAACTCGCCGCACTCTGCGCAGGTCCAGTAGCCCTTGGATTGGACGCACTGCAAGATGCTGCAGGTTTCGAAGGGGCTGCTTCCCAGGAAGCAGCCGGGACAGGGCCCGGCCTCCGTTCTGACCTGGATGAACCGCTTCATGGTGCGGAGCGCGTCTCGAACCTCTCGGGAATCCATGTCGAAGGCCTTCGCAACACCAGCGAGGTCGAAGCCTTCCCAGATTTGGACGACCTCCTTGATGGCCTCGAGGCTCTCGCCCAGCTGCATGTCGCATCCCGAGCAGATGATGCCGCATGGCGACATCAGACCTCTGTCTTCCTTCCGAATGTCACTCAATGATAATTGCATGGACAGCCCTTTCGAATAAAAAAGGTTATGAGGTTGACTGGCTTTGAAGAAAGCGGACAGATTCGCTCATCCTTTTCGGTCCTTGACATATCTCCGGTATTCCTTCAGCAGGGCGTAGGCGTACTCCCTTCGCGCGCGTTCGGCGGTGGGGATGTAGTTCTTTTCCTTTTCGAGCCTTTCCATGATCTGTTCGGCGACCTGCTCGCCGGGCTCGAGTCCTTGCGCGAGGAGGTCGGCCATGATGGCGTCCAGGCCCACGACGCCGACCTGGGTGTCATCGGGGAACTTGAGGATGCGCCGGCCAACTGCCGGTTGGGGCACGACTCACCCGTCCCCTCAGCCATGTTCATCATGACGTGAGGCAGGCGTCGTATTCTGCGGCGCCAGGACATCCTTGTCCTGCGAAAAATCATCTTGTCGGGCCATGTTCAAAGCTCTTTCCGATTCATTTCTTGATCCAGGACTTGACGTCCTCTTTGCTGGGGATTTTGCCGACCGACTTGACTTCACCGTCCACAACGACAGCCGGCGTGACAAAGACGCCGTAGCGGGCGATCTTCATGGCGTCGGTGACCTTTTCGATCTGAGCGGGGACGCCTGCTTCCTCTATCGCCTGTTGGACGATTTCTTCCGTCTGGCGGCATTTCGGGCAGCCGGGGCCCAGGACTTTGATTTCCATCTGGGAATCCTCCTTTTCTTCAATTTCAAAGGGCCTGTTGAACGATTCGATGCGCCGCTTCGATGATCAGGCTTCCGGGGATCGCTTCGTACATCCGGCCGCCGTGCACGATGGTCCTGCACATGGCGGGCATCCCCAGCAGGTCGCCGCAGGATGCGCAGCAGTTCGAGGCGCTGTGTGCGCCCGGCAGCAGCAGTTCGAGCGGCTGGCCGTTCAGAAGGATGGTGTTGGACTCGGCGATGTCCTCCTCCGTCAGGGGGGTTTTGCGCAGTGTCACGCACCATCCCCTGGGCTCCAGTTCAGCGGCGAGCGCACGGTAGGCGGCGTGGACCGCCTCCCCGGTGTCGGAGCAGCGCTCGCACGTCCTGCCGCCTTTCAGGAGATGGCGCCACTCGATGTCGAGGCGTTTCATGGCAGGGTCCTCCTATCCAAAGGGGTCATCCGGCCAGCGTGCCGAAGAGCAGGCCGGCGATGGTCGACATGACAACAATGATAAGGCAAAAGACGGCCGTTTTTCGCACGCCCATCACGCTGCCGATGACCAGCATGTTGGGAAGGGAGAGCGCCGGTCCGGCCAGGAGCAGCGCCAGGGCGGGGCCTTTGCCCATCCCGGCCCCGAGGAGTCCTTGGAGGATCGGCACCTCCGTGAGGGTTGCAAAATACATGAGGGCCCCTGCGACCGAGGCGATGAGATTGGCCGAGATCGAGTTCCCGCCGAGGAGCGTCTGGATCCACTGTTCAGGGATGAGTGCGGGGTGGCCGGGCCGTCCCAGCATAAAGCCCGCGACGAGGACTCCGCCGGCGAGCAGGGGGAAGATCTGCTTCATGAAGCCCCAGGTGGCTTCCACCCAGTTCCTGCACTCGGCGCGCGTGAACCAGAACTTCAGCATGAGGCCGAGGACGACGAGCAGCCCGATCGTGATGGTCCATTTGGCGGCGAAGAGGGCGGGCCAAAGCCCTGTCGATCCGGGGGCTGGCCTGGCGAAGGCCGCGAAGACGAGGATCAGCACCATGGTCCCGATGTAGAGAGAATCCTGAAGCAGGGTCCGTTCCTTCGCTTCGGGGTCAGGGAGGAAGATCTGCCCGGTGGCGCGGGCGGCATCTTCTTTCCGGAAGATGAGGGCCATCAGCAGCCCGGTGATTACCGCGAAGAGCACGGCGCCTATGGCCCGGGCCAGCCCGAGCTGCCAGCCTAGGATCTTTGCGGTCAGCGTAATGGCGAGGACGTTGATGGCGGGCCCGGAATAGAGAAAGGCGGTGGCCGGGCCGATGCCTGCGCCCCGCGTGTAGATACCGGCGAAAAGCGGCAGGACCGTGCAGGAGCACACGGCCAGGATAGTCCCCGACACGGAGGCTACGGAGTAGGAGAGGATCTTGCTGGCCTGCGCGCCGAAGTACTTGAGTACGGAGGCCTGAGAGACGAAGACCGCGATGGCCCCCGCAATGAAGAAGGCTGGAATGAGACAGGTGAGGACATGCTCCCGGGCATACTCCTGGAGCATCATGAAGGCCTCGAGCCCGGATTGCCGGACGATGGGATGCCCCCAGGGCACGTAATAGGCGGCCAGGAAGGTGCTGATGATCAACAGGAGTTTGGTACGTTCCTTCATCGGTCAAAATCCTCGATGCTCTTGTGATGGCGTCTGCCGGCGGATTCGTGGTTTTCCAGTGCGCATAGCTTTATCGCTGGTTCGCCATCTAACGATGTGGAAAGTTCAAAAAAAATCACACGCCGCAGATGTTTTCCCTGCGGATCTCCGGCAGCCGCGTAATCAACGCCGTGATTTCAGGGTCTTCTTCCAGCCACTGTTCGAGATTCCGGAGCATGCGGCCTGCAAACGGGTTCGGTGTTTCATCGAGCAGACGGTAATTGACCCACAGCCCGTCCTTGCTCCATGTGACCAGATCCGCCTCCTCCAGGATCCGCAGGTGTTTGCTGACAGTCGACTGGGCCAGGTTCAAAGCGACCCGAAGTTCACATACGCACATGACCCGGTGCTGCAACAGCTTGACGATCTTGACCCGGTTCGGGTCGGATAGGGCTTTCATCACCTTGATCAATGTCTTCATAAGATCTCCATATCGTCAATTTAGAATATAGTCTCCGGGGAGGAGTGTGTCAAACAAAAAATTTGCATCCTTCCGCACCGGCGGCCGGATTTCGAGTTCTGGCAAAACGGTCTTCGCAGTTCGGCAGGGCGAGAAGGGATGGGGTTTTGACAGGAGCCACGTGATGAGCCGATCTGCCTTTTCCATCCAAAAGGGACGACAGCAGCGATCTAGGTGGTGTCCATCCGGAAATGATTTCCCGGTAGAAACCGGTTTCCAATCAGGGAATGAGTATTTTTCTTCATACGCTGCGTGTGCTCAATCCCGCCCCTGCGGGGCGGATCCCGCTTTCTTCACACCCTTCGGGTGTTCAGTCCCACCGCTTCGCGCCGGGTTCCAGTTTGGCCAATATCAAGGAAATCAAGGGTTTTTGCCGAGGCGACCTGCAGGTTGGCGCATAAGCGAACGTACAGATTAATGCCGAGATTGTGCAAAAAGATCGTTTCTGGATGAAAGCGAGGTGGCTCGATACAAGTGATCCCTGGCGCTGTGCAGGAGGAAGGGCAGGATTGCGCGCTCGCAGGGACGCAATTTTCGGTTGTCATTTCGAAGAAGGGAGGAGCTGTCTTCGTTTAAAGCATGGTTTTGGCCCCTCAAAACGTTGATCTAAAGGTTAAAATCCCACATCGTAGATGTATTTGTTTATTGGTTGCAGGGACATAGCTCGGTCCGACCCTGAAATGCAAGCGGTCCGACCCTGAAATGCAAGTGCTTGGTCCAACCTCGGAATGGACATGCTTATATCGAATTTGATATAAGCATATGATAAGTGGATGTTAGCGAGGGCAGGGGTGAAAGAGCTGACGGGAGAGAGGCGATGCGAATGAAAAAGATTTCAGTGAAAGTGAATGGAAGGCGGTATCAGTTCGTCGTCGATGCGCAGAGGGTGCTTCTGGACCTCTTGCGCGAGGACCTTCACCTGATCGGCGCGAAGCAGGGCTGTGATCGCAGGGGGCAGTGCGGGGCATGCACGGTTCTGGTCAACGGCAAAGCGACGCGCTCCTGCTTGAGCAGGGTGACGGAATTGGACGGAGCTGAGGTAGTGACGGTGGAGGGGCTCGGTACGCCGGAAAATCCTCACCCGATCCAGGAGGCTTTTGTTCTTTCGGGCGCTGTGCAGTGCGGATTTTGCACCCCGGGGATGGTCATGTCGACGAAAGGGCTTCTCGATCGGAATCTTGATCCAGGAAGCGAGGAGATCAAGAAGGCCTTTGCCAGGAACTTATGCCGCTGCACGGGATATGCGAAGATCGTCGATGCCGTTCAATTGGCTGCCCGGTTTTTACGCGATGAAACCTCGCCCGATGAGGTCAGGCCACCGATCGACGGACCTGTGCTGGGGGTTTCTCATCCGCGGCCTTCGGCCATGATGAAGGCGTGCGGAGTGGCCGAGTTCGCGGCGGATATCAGGGTGCAGGGGGCTGCCGAGCTGGCTGTTGTCCGGAGTACGGAGTATCACGCGAAGATTCTGTCGATCGACGCTTCTGAGGCGGAAAGGATGCCCGGAGTGATCGGGGTCATGACCGCGCGGGATATTCAGGGCACCAACCGAATTCAATTCATCGTCGATGATCAGCCCGTTCTGTGTGATGAAAAGGTCCGGTGTCTGGGGGATCCCGTCGCCGTGGTGGCGGCTGCGACGTTGGCCGAGGCGCAGGCCGCGGCTGCCGAGGTAAAGGTTCGCTATGAACCCCTGCCGGTTATGTTGGCGCCGCAGGAGGCCCTTGCGGAGGGGGCTATGCGGGTCCATGACGCCTATCCCAATCTCTGCTATGAACAGCCTCAGATCAAAGGAGATGCGAAGCGGGCTTTGGGGGAGGCGGCGGTGGTGGTCGAGGCGGAGTTCCAGACGCAGATCAACCACCAGGCCCCGCTCGAACCGGAGGCCTGCGTCGCCTACCTTGAAGGAGACGGGGAAAGTTCCGTGCTCGTAGTGATCGGGCGGAGCATCATGATCCACTCGCACAAGGCGATGCTGCAGAGGGCGCTCGGATGGGAAGCTGTCCGATATGAGGAGGCTTACAGCGGGGGGCAGTTCGGGATCAAGATCGCGATCACCTCCGAAGGGATCGCCGGGGCAGCGGCGCTGCATTTCAGGCGGGCTGTACGATATGTCCCCAGTCTCCAGGAATCCATGTTGATGACGACCAAGCGCCATTCGTTTACCATGAAGGTAAAGCTGGCGGCCGGGGCAGACGGCAGGCTGACAGCCTATGCCAATGATTTCACGGTGGACAACGGGGCCTATATGATCATCGGCAGCACGGTGATCAGGCGAGCGTTGAGCATGCTGTCCGGCGCCTATGACATCCCCAATGTTGACGTCATGGCACGGCTCGTCTACACGAACAATCCGGCGGGTGGTGCCGCCCGGGGCGCCGGGCCTCCCCAGGTCAATTTCGCCCTGGAATCGGCTGTGGACATGCTGGCGGAAAAGCTCGGAATCGATCCACTCGAGTTTCGGTTGAAGAACTCACTTTTGCCCGGCGAGAGCGTGTCCACCGGGGCCACGGTGGAACAATGGACGTTTCCGGAGATCTGCAAACTCATCCAACCTCATTATGAGCGCGCCAGAAAGGATGCCGCCGCGTCCAGGGGCGGCTCCATCAAGCGGGGGGTCGGTCTGGCCGCTCACTCGTATGGTATTGGCGCGCCGGGGGATGCAGCGGAGGTCGCCGTGGAACTGGATCCGGACGGCGGAGTAACGATATTTGCGGCGGCGGCGGATCCGGGCGAAGGGAACGACTCGATGCTGACCCAGATCGCCGCACACCTGCTGGAACTGCCTCTGGAAAAGGTCCGGCTGGTTTCCAGGGATACGGATCGAACCACGCAGACGGGACCGGCATCAGGCAGCAGAATGACATACATGGTCGGGGGCGCCTTGGTCGCGGCCGTAGAACAGCTGAGGCAGGGCATGCGGGAGGCAGGTGCCGCTACCTCCCAAGATCTGCAACGAAAAGGCAAAGCGACCCGCTACACAGGAAGAAAAAGCGTCCCGTCCGGAGCGCTCGACCCCCGGACAGGTCAGGGGCCGACCTTCGATTCGCAGGTTCACAATATCCAGATGGCTGAAGTGGAAGTCAACATGGAGACGGGGGACGTGCGGGTCTTGAAAATGACCACGGCTGTAGATCCCGGGCCAGTGATCAATCCGAAGAACCTGGAGGGGCAGCTCGAAGGCGGAATGGATCAAGGGGTGGGGTTTGCCTTGAGAGAGGAATACATCGCCGGAAAAACCCGGGATTGGGTCACCTTCAAGTTCCCGACGATAAAGACCGCTTTTGATGTGGAAGTCATTACGCCCCTCGAGACGCCGCGAAAAAGGGGTGCGCTCGGTTCAACCGGCATCGGGGAGATGACCATGGTGTCAACCGCCCCGGCGGTGGTCAACGCCATCAGGGATGCCTGCGGCGTCAGGATTTTCAAGCTCCCGGCTACGCCGGAAAATATCCGGGCGGCGTTGAGTCGAGGCCGGAGGAATTGATGGAAGGGGTGACTTGGTGAATGGAGAGTCGCTGCACCTCGCAAATGAAAGACAGAGGATGCAAATTGCTTCTCGACTCCAGTGCTTTCGGGGTTGGTTTTTTTGGAGGGTGCATCTATTTGTTTGGCAATTTGAAGGCTTATTGTTTATAGATACCAAAATGGGAAATTCGATTATACCGCTTTAAGCGTCTGCATGCAGGCAAACACCGGGATGACGCCGCAAATGCTTAAGCGCTTTTTTTCGGCAAGGTAACCGTCCGCTGAGGGTTCTTTGCCTGAATGATTGCCCATCTTCCAGGAACACGCATGCTGGTCTTAACCCTCGCCGGGTGCGGATCTTCTGCAGGATCGGCACGGACGTCCTGTTCTTGACGAGGGGAGGCCGAACCGGAACAGAAAGGACCGAGCCTTTGCACTTTCTGGAATCCGACTGCAGCTTCGTGTCGCAAGAGAGAGGAAACGAGGTTTTTAGTGGACATGTTGAAGACGAGAGTGAGTGATGTCTTAGGAATTCGCTATCCCATCCTGCAGGGGGGGATGGCGTGGATTACGGGTTGGGAAATGGCTGTGGCTGTTTCGAAGGCCGGCGGATTGGGGACGATCGCCGCTGCCACCATGGAGCCCGAGGAACTGGTCGATCACATACGGAAGATCAGAGAGGCCACTGTACTCCCCTTCGCAGTGAACATTCCGTTGAGGCTTCCGTCTTCCAAGAAGGCGGTCGAAATTGCGATTGGAGAGCAGGTCCCGGTCGTCGTCTCTTCGGCCGGGGATCCTGTCCAGTACACGGAGCGTTTCAAGGCTGCCGGAATCAGGATATTCCAGGTCGCGTTCACCCTCGAGATGATCAAACGGTGCAACGAGGCCGGGGTGGACGGCATCATCGCCATGGGCATGGAAGGGGGCGGAAACATCAGCCCTTCCGAGATCTCCACGTTGGTGCTGGTCCGCGAAGCGGCCCAGACAACCGACTTGCCCCTGGTCGCGGCGGGGGGGATCGCCGACGGGAGGGGACTGGTTGCAGCGCTGGCCCTCGGGGCCGAAGGGATACAGATGGGAACCCGGTTTCTGGCGACCCGGGAGGCCACCCTCCACGAGAACTACAAGCAGGCCGTGTGCCAGGCTGTCGATTCGGATACGGCGGTCACGGGCAGGACCACGGGGCTCCAGTTCCGGGTCCTCAAGAACCAGTTGGTGCAAAGGGTCCTTCAGATGGAGATGGAGGGGAAGGACAAGCACGAGATCGACGGCTTCACCATAGGGTCCCTCCGGAAGGCCGCGGTTTCGGGCGACATGGAGTGGGGATCGGTGATGATGGGGCAGGTCGCCGGACTGGTCAAGGGTGTACGCCCCATTGCGGATCTGCTCGATGAGATCATGGCGGAGGCCGAAGACGAGATCAGGCGCCTTTCAAGATTCGTGTCCTGAGAGGTTCGCTGAAGATCGGAATAAATTCCTCATTCGCTATGTTTGCAAGGAGTCTGCACGGCTACGAAGCGCCGGATGCCTCAGGCACCCGGCGCTTTTTGCTCTTCAAATAATGCTTTGTGTATGAAAAAATCCCAATTTTTTTCCCCGCTTTCCCCAAAATGCTGGTTCTAAGGCTTGAAAAAGCCTGATTTTGACGGTCTTTATCTTTATATTATAAATACTTATCCCGGTTCGACCCGACCGCCACAGGCTGCGCTGACTGGCATGTGGGGCGGTGACCTTGCGCATGACGCCTTGCATGGAACTTCAGAACCCGCTGGCTCTGATTGTATTTTCCATTTTGACCCTAAAAAGATGCATTTAAGCTGTAGAAGAGCGGATTTTTATGGGGCTTATCTATTGCTTTCAGCTGCTTGGCTTGGTCCGACCCCAATTTCAACAACAAACACGGGCGCACCCGATGATTGCTTCCGGATGGATAACGGCTAATCGATGGCCGCACCGCACTGACTGGCATGTGGGCTGATGACGATGCGCATGACGCCTTGCATAAAGCCTCAGAACCGGCTGGGTCTGATTGCCTTTTCCATTTCGACCCTTATCAAACACTACCACTGATTTTGACCCCAAAAAGGGGGTTTTAAGGCCTAAAACGGCCCAATTTTAGCGGCTTTATCTTTTAATTGCAGATACTTATCTTGGTCCGACCCCACCGCCTAGGGATTTGTAGAGGGTGATGTAGGAGGTGAGGAGCAGGGTGCGGGTTTGGGCGACGTTAAGTTCGGCGGGGAAGAGCTGGGATTCGGCGTCGAGGACGGTGAGATAGGGGGTGTAGCCGCCGTCGTACTGCATGCGGGCGAGACGGGCGTATTCGCGGAGGGCGGCGGTGAGGGACTCGCGGGCCCCGAGTTCGTTGGAGAGCTTGCGGCGTGAGACGAGGGCGTTTTCGGTGTCCTTGAAGGCGTTCAGGATGGTGTTGCGGTAGGTCTCGAGCGAGGCGAGACGGGCCGCTTCGGCCTGTTTGACCTGGCCTTTGATGGCGCCGGCGGTGAAGATCGGGCCGGTGACGGAGCCCGAGTAGCTCCAGGTCTTGGATGAACCCTGAAAGAGGTCCGAAAGCTCCGAGCTTTCGAAGCCGAAGGCGCCGGTGAGCGAGATGGTCGGGAAATACAGGGCCTTGGCGGCGCCGATGCGGGCGTTGGCGGCGATCAGGTTCTGTTCGGCCTGGGCCAGGTCCGGACGGCGTTCCAGGAGTTCGGAGGGGAGTCCGGCGGGAACGGCGGGGAGGGCCATTTCCAGGATGGAGCGCCCCCGGTCGATGCCCCCGGGGTTCCGTCCGAGGAGGATCGACAGGGCGTTTTCCGTCTGTGCGATCTGCGATTCGATCTGGGGGATGGCGGCCGCGGCCGTCTGGTACTGCGAGCGGGCCTGTTCGACGATCAGCCTGGAGACCTGTCCGTGGCGGTGCTGCAGTTCGAAGAGCTTGACGGATTCCCCGTAGGCCTCGAGGGTGCGGCGGGCGATGGCGAGCTGCTCGTCGAGGCCTCGGAGCTGGATGTAGCTTTCGGCGACGGCCGACACGAGCGAGAGGATGACGCCGCGATAGGCTTCTTTCGACGCGAACAAATCGGCCCGCGCGGCCTCCGACAGGCGGCGGATGCGTCCCCAGAGGTCGATCTCCCAGGAGGCGCCGGCGAAGACCTGGAACGAATCGCTGGGGTTTTCGATGAGGGAGGAGAGGGGGCCCGTGCCTAAGCCGCTCGTCCGTGCGCGACCGGCGGCCGCGCCGTAGTCGGCCTGCGGGAAGAGCGGGGAGCGGACCTGCATGAGCACCGCGGCCGCCTGTTCGATGTTGGCCGCCGCGGCCTTGAGGGTGTGGTTGTTCGTGAGGGCCTCGCCGATCAGGGCTGTCAGAACCGGGTCCTCGAAGCTCTTCCACCATTCTGTGTCGGCGGTCTGCTTTGTATCGGCCTCTGCGTACCGGAAGGACGGCGGGACGTCCATTTCGGGGCGATGGTAATCGGGGCCGGTCATGCAGCCGGAAAGGAGCAGCAGAAAAGAGAGAAGGGCGAGGCGGCGCATGTCAGTTCACCTCCGGGTGCCGGTCCTCGGGCGCAGCGGGCACGGCCGGGGGCGGCGGGGGGGCGTGTTTTCCTTTGGAGCGTTCGCTCCAGCGATCGAACAGGTAGAAGAAGAGAGGGACATAGAGCATCGCCAGGGTGGCCTCTCCGATCATGCCGCCCATGATCCCGGTGCCGATCGAGTGCCGGGCGTTGGCCCCGGCGCCCGTGGCGACCGCCAGGGGGAGCACCCCGAAGATGAAGGCGAGCGAGGTCATGATGATCGGCCGCAGCCGCTCCTCGCCCGCCTTGATGGTGGCCTCCATGACCGACAGCCCCTGCCTGCGCAGCTCCACGGCGAAGGTGACCCGCAGGACCGCGTTCTTCGCACCCAGTCCGATGAGTACCAGCAGCCCGATCTGAAAATAGACGTTGTTCTCGAGCCCGCGCATCCAGTTGAACACGAGCGCCCCGAGGACGCCGAAGGGGACGGCCGTCATGACCGAACCGGGGAGGGTCCAGGACTCGAACTGGGCGGCGAGGACCAGAAAGACGATGATCAGGCCGAAGACGAACGCGGCCGTCGACGTCCCGCCGGATTGCTTCTCCTCGTAAGCCATCCCCGACCAGGCGTAGTTGTACCCCTCCG harbors:
- a CDS encoding Enoyl-(acyl-carrier-protein) reductase, with product MLKTRVSDVLGIRYPILQGGMAWITGWEMAVAVSKAGGLGTIAAATMEPEELVDHIRKIREATVLPFAVNIPLRLPSSKKAVEIAIGEQVPVVVSSAGDPVQYTERFKAAGIRIFQVAFTLEMIKRCNEAGVDGIIAMGMEGGGNISPSEISTLVLVREAAQTTDLPLVAAGGIADGRGLVAALALGAEGIQMGTRFLATREATLHENYKQAVCQAVDSDTAVTGRTTGLQFRVLKNQLVQRVLQMEMEGKDKHEIDGFTIGSLRKAAVSGDMEWGSVMMGQVAGLVKGVRPIADLLDEIMAEAEDEIRRLSRFVS
- a CDS encoding hypothetical protein (Evidence 5 : Unknown function) — protein: MPVSAVRPSISRYPSGSNHRVRPCLLLKLGSDQAKQLKAIDKPHKNPLFYSLNASF
- a CDS encoding RND efflux system, outer membrane lipoprotein, NodT family is translated as MRRLALLSFLLLLSGCMTGPDYHRPEMDVPPSFRYAEADTKQTADTEWWKSFEDPVLTALIGEALTNNHTLKAAAANIEQAAAVLMQVRSPLFPQADYGAAAGRARTSGLGTGPLSSLIENPSDSFQVFAGASWEIDLWGRIRRLSEAARADLFASKEAYRGVILSLVSAVAESYIQLRGLDEQLAIARRTLEAYGESVKLFELQHRHGQVSRLIVEQARSQYQTAAAAIPQIESQIAQTENALSILLGRNPGGIDRGRSILEMALPAVPAGLPSELLERRPDLAQAEQNLIAANARIGAAKALYFPTISLTGAFGFESSELSDLFQGSSKTWSYSGSVTGPIFTAGAIKGQVKQAEAARLASLETYRNTILNAFKDTENALVSRRKLSNELGARESLTAALREYARLARMQYDGGYTPYLTVLDAESQLFPAELNVAQTRTLLLTSYITLYKSLGGGVGPR